A region from the SAR86 cluster bacterium genome encodes:
- a CDS encoding NAD(P)-binding domain-containing protein: MKKILFFGCGNISQSLIKGLLNNGFNNEDIFFKDRSIRNHKIPNKMGISKFRESQKKDVGIIFLAVKPKDALNAFKEITTEFKNPKIVSLVAGIKSKSYMTISNKNELIRAMPNTSSASNNGITGIFNYSSKNTTLSRVKTIFKKVGSVIVFEKENEMHEFTGLIGSGPAYFYYLLKVYEKRILKICKGDKKMAEKILKTFINGVSMSVSNHANMDDLINKVASKKGTTEAGIKSLINDKALSIFNDAINAASKRSKEISDEF; encoded by the coding sequence ATGAAAAAAATACTATTTTTCGGATGTGGAAATATTTCACAATCACTAATAAAAGGTTTATTAAATAATGGATTTAATAATGAAGATATTTTTTTTAAAGATAGAAGTATTCGAAATCACAAGATACCTAACAAGATGGGTATTTCAAAATTTAGGGAATCTCAAAAGAAAGATGTTGGAATTATATTTTTGGCTGTTAAGCCCAAAGATGCCTTAAATGCATTCAAAGAAATTACTACTGAATTTAAAAATCCTAAAATTGTTTCATTAGTGGCGGGAATCAAGTCGAAATCTTATATGACTATCTCAAATAAAAATGAGTTAATTAGAGCAATGCCCAATACATCATCTGCCTCAAATAATGGAATAACAGGAATTTTTAATTATAGTTCAAAAAATACGACACTTTCTCGAGTAAAAACAATTTTCAAAAAAGTTGGGTCGGTTATAGTTTTTGAAAAAGAAAATGAGATGCATGAATTTACAGGATTGATTGGAAGTGGTCCTGCTTATTTTTATTATTTGTTAAAAGTTTATGAAAAAAGGATACTTAAGATTTGCAAAGGCGACAAAAAGATGGCTGAAAAAATTTTAAAAACCTTCATTAATGGAGTTAGTATGTCTGTTAGCAATCATGCAAATATGGATGATTTAATAAATAAAGTTGCATCAAAAAAAGGCACTACGGAAGCTGGTATAAAATCATTAATAAATGATAAAGCTCTTTCAATTTTTAATGATGCAATAAATGCTGCTTCAAAAAGATCTAAAGAGATAAGTGATGAATTCTAG
- a CDS encoding YggT family protein: protein MNSSIVLIFDLLSYFFVILFVFNLFKVNYFNPIVKIFVNIYKPIAKINIFPSQLITIFLIALLIKFTGFYLSYSSSYDEMTLALVSLIKTISIIFRVMFFAIIGSVILSWVAPNNNHPLLALINEISSGVLDPVRKYIPAFGGLDFSPLFALILFNQLEILLNSILRSII, encoded by the coding sequence ATGAATTCTAGTATTGTTTTAATTTTTGATCTGCTAAGTTATTTCTTTGTAATACTTTTTGTATTCAATCTATTTAAAGTCAATTACTTTAACCCTATAGTGAAAATTTTTGTAAACATTTATAAACCAATTGCTAAAATTAATATTTTTCCAAGTCAGCTAATTACAATTTTTTTAATTGCCCTTCTAATTAAATTTACTGGTTTTTATTTAAGCTATAGTTCTTCATATGATGAAATGACCCTTGCGCTTGTTTCATTGATAAAAACTATATCAATAATTTTTAGGGTCATGTTTTTTGCTATTATTGGGTCGGTTATTTTAAGTTGGGTGGCACCGAATAATAATCATCCTCTTTTAGCATTAATAAATGAAATATCCTCAGGAGTCCTTGATCCAGTTAGAAAATATATTCCTGCATTTGGCGGTCTTGATTTTTCTCCCTTATTTGCATTGATTTTATTCAATCAACTTGAAATTCTCTTAAACAGTATCCTTAGGTCAATAATATGA
- a CDS encoding homoserine O-acetyltransferase — MKVATNLIKFNKGITLESGDELQTFELIIETYGELNKDKSNAILVCHAFSGNHHAAGINDAEVEGWWTQIIGPDKAIDTNNYYVVCCNNLGGCSGSSGPTSINPDTSEVFGKDFPQVSVKDWVKSQKMLSDHLGIDKWELVLGGSLGGMQALQWAISYPQSLKKAGIFAAAAKSSTQNIAMNEVARESIRKDQDFHNGDYIKHNTKPKNGLKAARMLGHITYLSEEHMNIRFGRKFQDVNSRVAGEVDYEVENYLQYKGEKFSDIFDANSYILMTKAMDDYDASSDADGKLEKALAAIEAKLLIIGFDSDWLYPPSRGKEIQMAAMKNNIASSYICLDGAQGHDSFLFATEKYTKIIKTFLES, encoded by the coding sequence ATGAAAGTGGCCACTAATTTAATTAAATTTAATAAGGGAATTACATTGGAGTCTGGGGATGAGCTTCAAACATTTGAACTAATAATTGAAACTTATGGTGAACTTAACAAAGATAAGTCTAATGCAATACTTGTCTGTCATGCTTTTTCGGGAAATCATCATGCTGCTGGGATTAATGATGCTGAAGTTGAGGGGTGGTGGACTCAAATTATTGGTCCAGATAAGGCCATAGATACTAACAATTATTATGTGGTTTGCTGCAATAATCTTGGTGGGTGTTCTGGATCATCAGGGCCAACAAGTATCAATCCAGACACAAGTGAGGTTTTCGGAAAAGATTTTCCACAGGTATCTGTAAAAGATTGGGTGAAATCTCAAAAAATGCTTTCTGATCACCTAGGTATAGATAAATGGGAATTAGTTTTAGGTGGAAGTTTAGGTGGTATGCAAGCTCTCCAATGGGCAATTTCGTATCCTCAATCCCTAAAAAAAGCAGGTATATTTGCTGCTGCGGCAAAATCAAGCACACAAAACATAGCTATGAATGAAGTAGCTCGGGAATCAATTAGAAAAGATCAAGATTTTCATAATGGTGACTATATCAAGCACAATACAAAGCCAAAAAATGGATTAAAAGCTGCAAGAATGCTCGGGCATATCACATATTTATCTGAAGAACATATGAATATTAGGTTTGGAAGAAAATTTCAAGATGTTAATTCAAGAGTAGCTGGAGAAGTCGATTACGAAGTTGAAAATTATTTACAATACAAAGGAGAAAAATTTTCTGATATTTTTGATGCAAATTCTTATATATTAATGACAAAGGCAATGGATGATTACGATGCATCATCTGATGCAGATGGTAAATTAGAAAAAGCATTAGCAGCAATTGAAGCAAAATTATTAATTATTGGCTTTGACTCAGACTGGCTTTATCCTCCTTCGCGAGGAAAAGAAATTCAAATGGCTGCAATGAAAAATAACATTGCTTCATCTTATATTTGTTTAGATGGTGCTCAAGGTCACGATAGTTTTCTATTTGCCACAGAAAAATACACAAAAATTATTAAAACATTCCTGGAATCATAA
- the metW gene encoding methionine biosynthesis protein MetW, with protein sequence MANLINKFIKDWIPKDSKVIDFGCGDGSLLKDLVDTKNISGYGVEIDHKKIEECISKGLSVIEQDIDSGIQDYEILDFDIAIMASSIQCLINPHIALRKILNLSSKCVVTLPNLGYWRCRLNLASGKMPVTPNLPSSWYETENLHLCTIKDFEKLCLDEGFIIEKSIFLNSQQKKGYLASLLPNFYASEGVYLLARK encoded by the coding sequence ATGGCAAACTTGATAAATAAATTTATAAAAGATTGGATACCTAAAGATTCCAAAGTTATAGATTTTGGTTGTGGGGATGGATCATTGTTAAAAGATTTAGTTGATACAAAAAATATTTCTGGATACGGTGTTGAAATAGATCATAAAAAAATAGAAGAATGTATTTCGAAAGGCTTATCTGTTATAGAACAAGATATAGACAGCGGTATTCAAGACTATGAAATATTAGATTTTGACATTGCTATCATGGCAAGTTCGATTCAATGTCTTATAAATCCTCACATTGCTTTGAGAAAAATCCTTAATCTATCAAGTAAATGTGTTGTCACACTTCCAAACTTAGGATACTGGAGATGCAGACTGAATCTAGCATCTGGAAAGATGCCAGTAACTCCTAATTTGCCTTCAAGTTGGTATGAAACTGAGAATCTGCACTTATGTACTATTAAAGATTTTGAGAAACTTTGTTTGGATGAAGGATTTATAATTGAAAAAAGTATTTTTTTAAATTCACAACAAAAAAAAGGCTATCTGGCATCTTTGTTACCAAATTTTTATGCCTCAGAGGGGGTATATTTACTTGCAAGAAAATAA
- the rdgB gene encoding RdgB/HAM1 family non-canonical purine NTP pyrophosphatase translates to MQENKQIVIASSNKGKLKEFKKIFDGFEIISQSELGIKDAIEDGKTFFENALIKARNASYHSGIFSIADDSGLVVPELNFEPGIYSARYSGQNASDGSNRKKIIDELKKLNKEEAEAFYICALVGIRNFKDPIPYFSTGKIYGKVKITESGEGGFGYDKIFYPNDIDGSMASLNSEIKNKISHRAIATKSFMEQLNLHKI, encoded by the coding sequence TTGCAAGAAAATAAACAAATAGTTATTGCTTCGTCCAATAAAGGCAAATTAAAAGAATTTAAAAAAATATTTGATGGCTTTGAAATAATTTCTCAATCTGAGTTGGGCATCAAGGATGCCATAGAGGATGGTAAAACGTTTTTTGAAAATGCTCTAATAAAAGCAAGGAATGCCTCATATCACTCTGGTATATTTTCTATTGCAGATGATTCAGGGTTGGTCGTACCTGAATTAAATTTTGAACCAGGAATTTATTCTGCAAGATACTCTGGTCAAAATGCGTCTGATGGATCTAATAGAAAAAAAATTATTGATGAGTTGAAGAAATTAAATAAGGAAGAGGCTGAAGCATTTTATATATGTGCTCTTGTTGGTATAAGAAATTTTAAAGATCCAATTCCATATTTTTCAACTGGAAAAATATATGGAAAAGTCAAAATTACAGAAAGTGGTGAAGGTGGTTTTGGATACGACAAAATCTTTTATCCAAATGATATAGATGGATCTATGGCATCACTTAATAGTGAAATTAAAAACAAAATAAGTCATAGAGCTATTGCTACAAAATCTTTTATGGAGCAACTTAATTTACATAAGATTTAA
- a CDS encoding thermonuclease family protein → MNKLIIFLVFFLLNLHADSYFVTKVIDGDTIEVRQEKRNYKVRLSEIDAPEINQRFGTESKNFLASLILNKEIELIYITEDRYGRIVAKIYKDNKDINRSMVRSGLAWVYDYYVEDQSLYNDQNLAKKNSFNIWSEASPTPPWVFRRSN, encoded by the coding sequence ATGAATAAGCTTATAATTTTTTTGGTTTTTTTTCTTCTTAATCTTCATGCTGATTCATATTTCGTGACGAAAGTAATCGATGGAGACACTATCGAAGTAAGGCAAGAAAAAAGAAACTATAAAGTTAGACTGTCAGAAATTGACGCGCCTGAGATAAATCAAAGATTTGGAACTGAATCAAAGAATTTTCTAGCCTCTCTTATTTTAAATAAAGAAATAGAATTGATTTATATTACAGAAGATAGGTATGGCAGAATTGTTGCTAAAATTTATAAAGATAACAAAGATATAAATAGATCAATGGTAAGAAGTGGACTTGCTTGGGTATATGATTATTATGTTGAAGACCAATCTTTATATAATGATCAAAATCTAGCAAAAAAAAATTCTTTTAATATTTGGTCAGAAGCTAGTCCTACACCACCCTGGGTTTTCAGAAGAAGTAACTAG
- the trmB gene encoding tRNA (guanosine(46)-N7)-methyltransferase TrmB has protein sequence MRNKYLPSFVKRRGKITTGQIENLNSISNYEIKKPFDIDAHLLLYSKTILEIGFGNGENIIKLAKENLSNLYIGSEVYLAGIGHLIGNIKKDNLSNIKIINGDVRCFLEEVKQPLFDEIVIICPDPWPKLKHHKRRMINDEFLKLIYPTIKANGNLYISTDWENYAESINEVLKKSKIFVNKNLVSNTVSMPTKFQKKAITEGRKIFSFKVKKK, from the coding sequence ATGCGAAACAAATATTTACCATCTTTTGTAAAAAGAAGAGGCAAAATTACCACGGGACAAATAGAAAATTTAAATTCAATATCAAATTATGAGATAAAAAAACCTTTTGATATAGATGCTCATTTGCTTTTATATTCAAAGACTATACTAGAAATAGGATTTGGAAATGGAGAAAATATAATTAAATTAGCAAAAGAAAACCTAAGCAATCTTTATATAGGTTCTGAAGTTTATCTGGCTGGAATAGGGCACTTAATCGGAAATATAAAAAAAGACAATTTATCAAATATAAAAATTATAAATGGTGATGTAAGATGTTTTTTAGAGGAAGTTAAGCAACCTCTTTTTGATGAAATAGTAATAATATGTCCTGATCCATGGCCAAAACTTAAACATCATAAAAGAAGAATGATTAATGATGAATTTTTAAAATTAATATATCCAACAATTAAGGCTAATGGAAATTTATATATTTCAACGGATTGGGAAAATTATGCTGAAAGTATTAATGAAGTTTTAAAAAAATCGAAAATTTTTGTAAATAAAAATTTGGTTTCAAATACTGTATCTATGCCTACTAAATTTCAAAAAAAAGCGATCACCGAAGGTAGAAAAATATTTTCATTTAAAGTTAAAAAGAAATGA
- the rpoH gene encoding RNA polymerase sigma factor RpoH, whose translation MGTDLQPIHLGSPGKDIESYLASVHSIPILNKEQEKELALKLFEEDDLDAARQLVIHHLRFVVHIARSYQGYGLPLADIIQEGNVGLMKAVDKFDPHKGVKVVSFAVHWIKAEIHEYILRNWRLVKIATTKAQRKLFFNLRSKKKNLEWLTKEEAENIAKDLNVEVKDVIHMENRLSSNDASFDAPSGTDDDEAMYPSQYLEDKRYNPETIVAQNEAADLNSSDLSAALKQLDDRSRDILQRRYLSDEKATLHDLADEYKVSAERVRQIESGALKKLKSFMVEVA comes from the coding sequence ATGGGTACTGATTTACAACCAATTCACTTAGGAAGTCCAGGTAAAGACATTGAGTCTTACTTAGCTTCTGTGCATTCTATTCCAATACTCAATAAAGAACAGGAAAAAGAATTAGCATTAAAACTTTTCGAGGAAGATGATTTAGATGCCGCAAGACAGTTAGTTATCCATCATTTACGTTTTGTAGTCCACATTGCAAGATCTTATCAAGGCTACGGTCTTCCATTAGCAGATATTATTCAAGAAGGAAATGTCGGGCTCATGAAAGCCGTTGACAAATTTGATCCTCATAAGGGTGTTAAGGTTGTTTCATTTGCAGTGCACTGGATTAAAGCTGAAATACACGAATACATCCTAAGAAATTGGAGACTTGTAAAAATTGCTACCACAAAAGCTCAAAGAAAACTTTTCTTCAATTTAAGAAGTAAAAAGAAAAATTTAGAATGGCTTACAAAAGAAGAAGCAGAAAATATTGCAAAAGATTTAAATGTTGAGGTGAAAGATGTAATTCATATGGAGAATAGACTTTCATCTAATGATGCCTCTTTTGATGCTCCCTCAGGCACTGATGATGATGAAGCAATGTATCCATCACAGTACCTTGAAGATAAAAGATATAATCCAGAGACAATAGTTGCACAGAATGAAGCAGCTGATTTAAATAGCTCGGATCTCAGCGCTGCTTTAAAACAACTCGATGACAGAAGTAGGGATATTCTTCAAAGACGATATTTATCTGATGAAAAAGCAACACTCCATGATCTTGCTGATGAATATAAGGTATCTGCTGAAAGAGTTAGACAAATAGAAAGCGGCGCCCTAAAAAAACTCAAATCTTTTATGGTCGAAGTTGCATAA
- a CDS encoding 3'(2'),5'-bisphosphate nucleotidase CysQ, with protein MDISKDLIKKLIFPVEKTIIETFNPIMKIYKSGKFEKINKEDGSPVTKADKLSNSIIFDNLQKISPEIGIISEETFDNKILDKLPITYWLIDPLDGTKEFINKSDDFTVNIALIHNKKTVFGAVGAPVSGRIWNGSILKKNQNTDENMGSKLRIVMSKSHKNPTDIRFLEYLNENDVNFSIVEKGSSLKLCALSDNDADIYPRFGPTSEWDIAAAHAVLNACGGEVLRFSDLSELSYSKRDSILNPPFIGIRNAIIREKYFKLLGDFNKKLV; from the coding sequence ATGGATATCTCAAAAGATTTAATAAAAAAACTTATTTTTCCAGTTGAAAAAACAATAATAGAAACATTCAATCCAATAATGAAAATTTACAAGAGTGGTAAATTTGAAAAGATTAATAAAGAAGATGGTTCACCAGTAACCAAAGCAGATAAATTATCTAATTCTATAATTTTTGATAACTTGCAAAAAATTTCACCTGAAATAGGAATTATCTCTGAAGAAACTTTTGATAATAAAATTTTAGATAAACTACCAATTACATATTGGTTAATTGATCCACTTGATGGAACAAAAGAATTTATTAATAAATCAGATGACTTTACCGTAAATATAGCATTAATTCATAATAAAAAAACAGTCTTTGGTGCTGTAGGAGCTCCGGTATCCGGAAGAATCTGGAATGGCTCAATTTTAAAGAAAAATCAAAATACTGATGAAAATATGGGTAGTAAGTTAAGAATAGTTATGAGCAAATCTCATAAAAATCCTACAGATATTAGATTTCTTGAATATTTAAATGAAAATGATGTCAATTTTTCAATTGTTGAAAAGGGTAGTTCGTTAAAATTGTGTGCTTTATCAGATAATGATGCTGATATTTATCCCAGATTTGGTCCAACATCTGAGTGGGATATTGCAGCCGCGCATGCTGTACTGAATGCTTGTGGCGGAGAAGTTTTGAGATTTAGCGATTTAAGTGAGTTGAGTTATTCAAAGAGAGATTCTATTTTAAATCCTCCTTTTATTGGCATTAGAAATGCTATTATAAGAGAAAAATATTTCAAATTATTAGGCGATTTTAATAAAAAATTGGTATAA
- a CDS encoding alkaline phosphatase: protein MKKYYQFRVFALIFLSLKIFANDTEILEISMGNTKSLETKILDFDFDLKPKNIIFLIGDGTGFNAIHLARLHKGGPSHKLNIDNLPYVGIVNNHSVDNIYTDSAAAGTAFATGYKTNNKMLSITKDNRKLETITETLTKSGYIFGLVATSSITHATPAAFYSHVDSRYKEKIIADQLVNSDFSIALGGGEKYFKIKNLSNNISLIKNKEDLLSDKSLEFDRILGLFSNGAIYRSSNLPTQLEMTKFAVNFLSLKSKNGFFLMSEGSQIDWGGHANDADYMLREFYDFDQTIGYAIDYVNKNKDTLLVITTDHATGGLVIHSQDDKNEEKKILYSWATKKHNITNVGVYAYGPGAHLFSGTMDNTDIYKKMLEALNK, encoded by the coding sequence ATGAAAAAGTATTATCAGTTTAGAGTATTTGCTTTAATTTTTTTAAGCCTAAAAATTTTCGCAAATGACACAGAAATTCTTGAAATAAGCATGGGAAATACTAAAAGTCTAGAAACGAAAATTTTAGATTTTGATTTCGATCTCAAACCTAAAAATATTATTTTTTTAATTGGAGATGGAACTGGATTTAATGCTATTCATTTAGCAAGGCTGCACAAAGGTGGACCATCGCATAAATTAAATATTGATAATTTGCCCTATGTAGGGATTGTTAATAATCATTCAGTTGACAATATTTATACAGATTCTGCAGCTGCCGGCACAGCATTTGCAACAGGCTACAAAACAAATAATAAGATGTTATCTATAACAAAAGATAATAGAAAACTTGAAACAATAACTGAAACCCTAACAAAAAGTGGATACATATTTGGTTTAGTTGCAACTTCTAGTATTACTCATGCTACTCCAGCTGCTTTTTATTCACATGTTGATAGTCGCTACAAAGAAAAAATAATTGCAGATCAATTAGTGAATTCAGATTTTTCAATTGCATTAGGTGGTGGAGAGAAATATTTTAAAATAAAAAATTTATCCAATAATATTAGTTTAATCAAAAATAAAGAAGATTTATTAAGTGATAAAAGTTTAGAATTTGATAGAATTTTAGGTCTTTTTTCGAATGGAGCCATTTATAGATCATCCAACTTACCAACTCAATTAGAAATGACAAAATTTGCTGTTAATTTTTTGTCATTAAAATCAAAGAATGGGTTTTTTTTAATGTCTGAAGGAAGTCAAATAGACTGGGGAGGACATGCAAACGATGCGGATTATATGTTGAGAGAATTTTATGATTTTGATCAAACCATAGGTTATGCAATAGATTATGTAAATAAAAATAAAGATACACTTCTTGTTATAACAACTGATCATGCTACAGGAGGATTAGTTATTCATTCACAGGATGATAAAAACGAAGAGAAAAAAATTTTATACAGCTGGGCAACAAAAAAACATAACATTACAAACGTAGGTGTTTATGCATACGGTCCTGGAGCACATCTTTTTTCTGGAACAATGGATAATACAGATATATATAAAAAAATGCTTGAAGCACTAAACAAATAA
- a CDS encoding crotonase/enoyl-CoA hydratase family protein, with product MTKKKYTCFDLTKSEHIANLVFSRPDELNTMSKDFWVELGEVLHEINSDSDIRALVMSSTGKHFCAGMDLNAFSNGVENIAEENKPDHARIGEAVYRVAKELQGYISQIEKIRVPVIAAIHGGCIGGAVDMVTACDIRLASEDAFFCIQEINIGMAADVGTLQRLPKIIPDSKMREMAYTGRRMYAPEAKDSGLVSDTFENQEKMLVAANKLAKEIASKSPVAIYGLKAVMNYSRDHSINDSLDYNALWSGAMLSQKDMTEAMTANFEKREAEFNKLVGVKKFNESDN from the coding sequence ATGACTAAAAAAAAATATACTTGTTTTGATCTAACTAAGTCTGAACATATTGCTAATTTAGTTTTTTCACGTCCTGATGAACTAAATACTATGTCTAAAGATTTTTGGGTTGAACTAGGCGAAGTTTTGCATGAAATTAATTCAGATTCAGACATCAGAGCTTTAGTGATGTCATCTACTGGCAAGCATTTCTGTGCAGGTATGGACTTAAACGCCTTTTCAAATGGCGTTGAAAATATTGCCGAAGAAAATAAACCTGACCACGCTAGAATTGGTGAAGCTGTTTATAGAGTAGCAAAAGAACTTCAAGGCTATATTAGCCAAATTGAAAAAATTAGAGTGCCTGTTATTGCAGCAATTCATGGTGGCTGTATTGGAGGCGCTGTTGATATGGTCACTGCATGTGATATTAGATTAGCCTCAGAGGATGCATTCTTTTGTATACAAGAGATAAATATTGGAATGGCAGCTGATGTTGGTACACTCCAAAGACTACCAAAAATAATACCGGATTCTAAGATGCGAGAAATGGCTTACACTGGCAGAAGAATGTATGCTCCAGAGGCAAAAGATTCTGGTTTGGTAAGTGATACTTTTGAAAATCAGGAAAAAATGCTGGTTGCTGCAAATAAACTTGCAAAAGAAATTGCGTCCAAGTCGCCCGTTGCAATATATGGGCTAAAAGCCGTGATGAATTATTCAAGAGACCATTCAATAAATGATAGTTTAGATTATAACGCTCTTTGGAGTGGAGCTATGCTTAGTCAAAAAGATATGACAGAAGCAATGACTGCAAATTTTGAAAAAAGAGAAGCGGAATTCAATAAATTAGTCGGCGTTAAAAAATTTAACGAATCAGATAACTAA
- the yaaA gene encoding peroxide stress protein YaaA encodes MIIVLSPAKTLDYEFEASGSHSVPDFLSHSSKLIKQLKTKEPKDIASLMGLSDKLAALNYDRYQSWTAAKKVSKDTKPSMLVFKGDVYQGLEADTLSKSEISFAQKHIRILSGLYGILRPLDLMKPYRLEMGTKLKTSEGKDLYEFWGDKIQKNILNDLKKHKSDLIINLASKEYFSVLGKMPEYINVVSPTFKDYKNGKYKIISFYAKKARGTMAKWVIQNKVKDFEDLINFDLNGYKYSKAESTASTPVFLRKS; translated from the coding sequence ATGATTATAGTACTTTCTCCAGCAAAAACACTTGATTACGAGTTTGAGGCAAGCGGGAGTCATTCTGTGCCGGACTTTTTAAGTCATTCCTCTAAGTTAATTAAACAACTCAAAACCAAAGAACCTAAAGATATTGCTTCTTTAATGGGACTAAGTGATAAATTAGCAGCTTTAAACTATGATAGATATCAGTCATGGACTGCTGCAAAGAAAGTTTCCAAAGACACAAAACCATCTATGTTGGTTTTCAAGGGTGATGTTTACCAAGGCCTTGAGGCTGATACGTTATCAAAAAGTGAAATTTCTTTTGCACAAAAGCATATAAGAATTTTATCTGGCTTATATGGCATTCTTAGACCTTTAGATTTAATGAAACCATATAGACTTGAAATGGGTACAAAGCTAAAAACATCTGAAGGCAAAGATCTGTATGAGTTTTGGGGCGACAAAATTCAAAAAAATATTTTAAACGATTTGAAAAAACACAAGTCTGATCTCATTATTAATCTTGCATCAAAAGAATATTTTTCAGTTCTAGGTAAAATGCCAGAGTATATAAATGTAGTATCACCTACTTTTAAAGATTACAAAAATGGTAAATATAAGATAATTAGTTTTTATGCAAAAAAAGCAAGAGGTACTATGGCTAAATGGGTTATTCAAAACAAGGTAAAAGATTTTGAAGATCTAATTAATTTTGATTTAAATGGTTATAAATACTCAAAAGCAGAATCTACCGCGTCAACTCCAGTTTTTTTAAGAAAAAGTTAG
- a CDS encoding TRAP transporter small permease subunit: MEKFINFIGKFISLMIPTIALLMIVIIVARYFLGIGLTGIQELVMYMHALIFLGCAGYVQYKDEHVRVDIFYREASNSYKAKINFFLSLLFLLPLCFVVSYYSIELIYMAWKIKEVSTEAGGLGFVYIQKTLIALFPITLLITLFYQFIKNKWN; encoded by the coding sequence ATGGAAAAATTTATAAATTTTATAGGAAAATTCATATCATTAATGATACCCACCATAGCATTATTGATGATAGTTATAATTGTGGCTAGATATTTCCTAGGTATTGGATTGACTGGCATTCAAGAATTAGTAATGTATATGCATGCATTAATCTTTTTAGGGTGTGCTGGATATGTTCAATATAAAGATGAACATGTAAGAGTTGATATTTTTTACAGAGAAGCATCAAATTCATACAAAGCTAAAATAAATTTTTTCCTTAGTCTTCTTTTCTTATTGCCTTTATGTTTTGTTGTTAGTTATTACTCAATTGAGTTAATTTATATGGCGTGGAAGATTAAAGAGGTATCTACTGAGGCAGGTGGTCTAGGATTTGTATATATTCAAAAAACTTTGATTGCATTATTTCCAATAACGCTATTAATCACCCTTTTTTATCAGTTTATTAAAAACAAATGGAACTAA